One window from the genome of Cryptomeria japonica chromosome 6, Sugi_1.0, whole genome shotgun sequence encodes:
- the LOC131079325 gene encoding pentatricopeptide repeat-containing protein At1g09820, with amino-acid sequence MAELKSKLGTLGSCPRASFSLSTLTNYCSDVNSRCNTISKNISEGECFQKLFPSSVEMNNCNHHLQISQKIFAPSNFVHRDLNLRPTQYPVHTQKLGLYLQKQHHLYIEQSALLCNRLPLKCQSQLLAVSFFPRGQVYVRCFCCINQKSEIHMDSAKDSLSPEKVYHSEEFIKKACSFIDKQQWEDLDLVLSGLTPFVFLQLLFTWKADANLALIYFNRAAREQGTEHTIESSCTLLHILARARKYKDVRVQLDHIVSHDNHSIAALFHALANTQNQRSFNPVIVNLLITVYVESGMLAYAVEAINKSQSYGFRPAIFSWNAVLNALVKSSHWEMARKVYEALISRRIAPNIITFNIMIHSLCQEGKFRRASDLLTDMQLWDCSPNVISYNTLIAGYCKKGGVGKMYKANELLNEMLGERLSPTEVTYNTLIDGYCKEGNMAAAFKMLEKMKEKGLSAGVVTYNALICGLCDDDRIEDAFVLHREMQEKGVLPNIVTYNALINGLCKNGQTIKAKELLVEIAERRLIPNCLTYNTLINGCCRNGEMQEAFQLQQIMTEKGVLPNVSTYNALINGLYKKEKMKEASKLLDEMSEKNIEANVITYNVLINALCKQGKTTNAIKLLDEMFETRLSPNHVTYNTLINGFCEEGDLDAAFGVRKRMEKRGRWPNVATYNVLVKGLCRKGRMQDANKLLNEMLEKGMAPNHVTYDIVRNEMIEKGFVPDIEGHFA; translated from the coding sequence ATGGCGGAATTGAAGAGCAAGTTGGGTACATTGGGGAGCTGTCCACGAGCCAGCTTCAGCCTCAGCACCCTTACAAATTACTGTAGCGACGTGAACAGCCGCTGCAACACAATAAGCAAAAACATATCAGAGGGTGAGTGCTTTCAGAAACTATTTCCGTCTTCCGTAGAAATGAACAATTGCAATCACCATCTACAAATTTCACAGAAAATTTTTGCCCCTTCTAATTTTGTTCATCGTGACTTAAATTTGAGACCTACCCAATATCCAGTTCATACACAGAAGTTAGGTTTATATCTTCAAAAACAACATCATCTTTATATAGAGCAATCGGCGCTTTTGTGCAATCGACTGCCTTTGAAATGTCAGAGCCAGTTGCTTGCTGTTTCTTTTTTTCCTCGAGGTCAAGTATATGTTAGATGTTTCTGCTGCATTAATCAGAAGTCTGAAATCCACATGGACTCTGCCAAAGACTCCCTCTCGCCTGAAAAGGTTTACCATTCAGAAGAGTTTATTAAGAAGGCATGCTCTTTCATTGATAAACAACAATGGGAGGACCTGGATTTGGTTTTATCAGGCTTAACTCCATTTGTGTTTCTGCAACTTCTTTTTACATGGAAAGCAGATGCCAACTTGGCCTTAATATACTTCAATAGGGCAGCAAGAGAACAAGGAACTGAACATACTATTGAGTCTTCTTGCACCCTATTACATATTTTAGCTAGAGCTAGAAAATACAAGGATGTCAGAGTCCAGTTAGACCACATTGTAAGCCACGACAACCATTCAATTGCTGCACTCTTCCATGCACTTGCCAACACCCAAAATCAACGCTCTTTTAATCCAGTGATTGTAAATTTACTTATAACTGTCTATGTAGAGAGTGGCATGCTTGCATATGCTGTGGAGGCTATAAACAAGTCACAGTCCTATGGGTTTAGACCAGCTATTTTCTCCTGGAATGCTGTTCTGAATGCTTTAGTGAAATCAAGCCATTGGGAGATGGCACGGAAGGTTTATGAAGCACTAATTAGTAGGAGGATTGCACCAAATATTATTACCTTTAACATAATGATTCATTCGCTCTGTCAGGAAGGGAAGTTCCGGAGAGCTAGTGATTTACTTACAGACATGCAATTGTGGGATTGCTCCCCCAATGTTATTTCATATAATACACTTATTGCTGGTTACTGCAAGAAAGGTGGTGTTGGGAAAATGTATAAAGCAAATGAGCTTCTGAATGAAATGTTGGGGGAGAGATTATCTCCTACCGAAGTTACTTACAATACTCTCATTGATGGATACTGCAAGGAAGGAAATATGGCCGCTGCATTCAAGATGCTTGAGAAAATGAAGGAGAAGGGTCTTTCGGCTGGTGTAGTCACGTACAATGCTTTAATATGTGGACTATGTGATGACGATAGGATTGAGGATGCTTTTGTATTGCACAGAGAGATGCAGGAAAAGGGTGTGCTGCCTAACATTGTTACTTACAATGCACTCATTAATGGCCTTTGCAAAAATGGACAGACAATAAAAGCAAAGGAGCTGTTGGTTGAAATTGCAGAAAGAAGATTGATTCCAAACTGTTTAACTTATAACACACTAATTAATGGCTGTTGCAGAAATGGGGAAATGCAAGAGGCTTTTCAGCTTCAGCAAATTATGACAGAAAAAGGTGTCCTGCCTAACGTCTCCACCTACAATGCTCTTATCAATGGGTTATACAAGAAAGAAAAGATGAAAGAGGCTTCTAAACTTCTTGATGAAATGTCAGAGAAAAATATTGAAGCTAATGTGATTACTTACAATGTATTGATAAATGCCTTGTGCAAACAAGGCAAAACTACAAATGCTATCAAGCTCTTGGACGAGATGTTTGAAACTAGGTTATCTCCTAATCATGTGACTTACAATACTTTAATAAATGGTTTCTGTGAGGAAGGTGATTTAGATGCAGCTTTTGGTGTGCGCAAGAGGATGGAAAAAAGAGGGCGATGGCCCAATGTAGCAACATATAATGTGCTTGTCAAAGGATTATGCAGAAAGGGTAGAATGCAGGATGCAaataaacttctaaatgaaatgtTGGAGAAGGGCATGGCTCCAAATCATGTCACATACGATATAGTTCGCAATGAAATGATCGAGAAGGGTTTTGTCCCAGATATTGAAGGGCATTTCGCATGA